Proteins from a genomic interval of Chroococcidiopsis thermalis PCC 7203:
- a CDS encoding type II secretion system F family protein has protein sequence MPTFVARVRDAKGNAKKEKVVADTIAAARSSLRSKGLFIQELKQAEEFKLSGNLSLAPLQAALAKVSVKDKAVFSRQFAALINAGVAIVRSLGVMAEQCTNPKLKGALIDISSDVQQGMNLSEAMRKHPGCFDYMYVSMVQAGEVGGVLDEVMNRLSKLLEDRARLQNQIKSALTYPIAVGIIAVLIFLGMTIFLIPIFADIFKQLGVELPELTKFMLWISAVLRSPSAIIPVVVFIGGSFVYRQYYKTRLGRETIDRISLKVPLFGDLIQKSSVALFSRTFGALTRSGVPILTALEIVRDTAGNQIIANAVDAARKEIQQGGMISLALQKERVFPVMAIQMISIGEETGELDSMLMKVADFYEDEVEQAVKALTSIIEPIMIVVLGGMVGGILLSMYLPMFKVFEKLG, from the coding sequence ATGCCTACATTTGTTGCTCGCGTTCGTGATGCGAAAGGAAACGCTAAAAAAGAAAAAGTTGTTGCTGACACAATAGCAGCAGCACGTTCTAGTTTGAGATCGAAAGGTCTTTTTATTCAAGAACTAAAACAAGCAGAAGAATTTAAGTTGAGTGGTAATCTCAGCTTAGCACCGCTCCAAGCAGCTCTTGCAAAGGTATCTGTTAAAGATAAAGCTGTTTTTTCTCGTCAGTTTGCTGCTCTAATTAACGCAGGTGTAGCCATTGTAAGAAGCCTGGGTGTAATGGCGGAACAGTGTACTAACCCAAAACTGAAAGGAGCTTTAATTGACATTAGTTCTGATGTACAGCAGGGAATGAATTTGTCTGAAGCAATGCGGAAACACCCAGGTTGTTTCGATTACATGTATGTCAGTATGGTACAAGCTGGAGAGGTCGGTGGTGTTCTTGATGAAGTCATGAACCGATTATCTAAGTTGTTGGAAGATCGCGCTCGACTACAAAACCAAATTAAATCTGCTTTAACCTATCCTATTGCAGTTGGAATTATAGCCGTACTAATTTTTCTTGGTATGACTATATTTCTCATACCTATTTTTGCTGATATTTTTAAGCAATTAGGAGTAGAATTACCAGAACTGACCAAATTTATGTTGTGGATCAGCGCAGTTCTTAGAAGTCCAAGTGCGATAATTCCTGTAGTAGTTTTTATTGGTGGTAGTTTTGTTTATCGACAGTATTACAAAACTCGGCTGGGTCGGGAGACCATTGACCGAATTTCTCTGAAAGTTCCATTGTTTGGTGACTTAATTCAAAAATCGTCTGTAGCCCTTTTCAGTCGTACTTTTGGTGCTTTGACTCGTTCAGGAGTACCAATTTTAACTGCTCTGGAAATCGTTCGCGATACGGCTGGCAATCAGATAATTGCTAATGCTGTAGATGCAGCGCGTAAAGAGATTCAGCAAGGAGGAATGATTAGTTTAGCATTACAAAAAGAACGAGTTTTTCCCGTGATGGCAATTCAGATGATTAGTATTGGCGAGGAAACGGGTGAACTGGATAGTATGTTAATGAAGGTTGCTGATTTCTATGAAGATGAAGTCGAGCAAGCTGTTAAAGCCCTCACTAGTATTATTGAACCAATTATGATTGTAGTTTTAGGTGGTATGGTTGGGGGAATTCTTCTCTCGATGTACCTACCCATGTTCAAGGTATTTGAAAAGTTGGGTTAA
- a CDS encoding TonB-dependent receptor plug domain-containing protein, giving the protein MGLKILLLPTVLLSLTVGSAALANELEDRKKNAIALKLKLHRARSNSQPKLPRLSQREKFSTDAIWLTQRASPTIDVAQSISSEVEEPAIEDTDELYIEVEGKRETIPETSSPVYIIPKEEIEKQRPNSVAEILRNLPGFAINDAGFGADIHTGTYYRGSSINQSVFLLNGRPIGSNVNTYHGATDLNSIPVESIERVELSSGTSSTLYGSQAFGGVVNIVTKQGSEIPQLNGLVEYGSYDQDNYRISYGGSGGNLKYSLGFEQYDAENNYRVPEGAANRDSDGRLFNGDTATSNYFGSLSLDLNSRNTLSLDAYKISSRRGLLYFGFPLQRDRLDHDVFNIGLSWKTLLGNGKDSVLRATVAYNQDYFNTYGPTQNIFYRTGTLNSQAVTARLEHDWKINTSNNLRWGIDVKNDFLNGDVLSTAPNRVNLNEEEERERFQTALFALNTWKITNNFQADLGLRQNFTSEFGSYLNPSVGLRWAMSPGVALRGSWASVQRDPGIDQLYVYDTVHNWLPNPDLEPEVGSSWTAGVDVKFAENLTGQFTYFGSSLTDRLGIQAGRWTNIGLVNTNGLEAALKWQINPQWSTFLNYTYTDAKIKSGIEEGLQLGLVPYSVGQIGLGYQSGGWEVNLFASYYSGARRAFFNNPGDSNTDFSPSWLSLDLGARIPITSNLGLTVYLENLADRAYEKSNRIYEPGLTYRIGISSNF; this is encoded by the coding sequence ATGGGACTGAAAATTTTGTTATTGCCTACAGTATTGTTGAGTTTAACCGTAGGCTCTGCTGCACTCGCAAATGAACTAGAAGATAGAAAAAAAAATGCGATCGCGCTAAAGCTGAAACTGCATCGAGCGAGAAGTAATTCACAACCAAAACTACCACGCTTGAGCCAACGAGAAAAGTTTTCTACTGATGCTATATGGTTAACGCAACGAGCGTCACCAACAATAGATGTGGCACAATCAATATCTTCTGAAGTAGAAGAACCTGCTATTGAGGACACTGATGAACTTTATATCGAGGTTGAAGGAAAAAGAGAGACAATTCCTGAAACATCAAGTCCCGTCTACATCATTCCTAAAGAAGAAATTGAGAAACAACGTCCGAATAGTGTTGCAGAAATTTTACGCAATCTACCAGGATTTGCAATTAATGATGCAGGTTTTGGCGCAGATATTCATACGGGAACATATTATCGAGGAAGCTCGATCAACCAGTCAGTTTTCTTACTCAATGGTAGACCGATCGGGTCTAATGTTAACACTTACCACGGCGCTACCGATCTAAATAGTATTCCTGTAGAGTCTATCGAACGAGTAGAATTATCGAGTGGTACGAGTTCTACTTTATATGGTTCGCAAGCGTTTGGCGGAGTTGTCAATATTGTTACTAAGCAAGGCTCTGAGATTCCCCAGCTCAACGGTTTAGTAGAATACGGTTCTTATGACCAAGATAACTATCGTATTAGTTATGGTGGCAGTGGTGGGAATTTAAAATATAGTCTTGGTTTTGAACAATACGATGCTGAGAACAATTATCGCGTCCCTGAAGGAGCAGCAAATCGAGATTCAGATGGACGTTTATTTAACGGTGATACTGCAACTAGTAACTACTTTGGTAGCCTCAGTCTCGATCTCAATTCTCGCAATACTCTCAGTTTAGATGCATATAAAATTAGCAGTCGTCGCGGTTTGTTGTACTTTGGTTTTCCCCTGCAAAGAGATCGCTTAGACCACGATGTTTTTAACATTGGTTTATCTTGGAAAACTCTGCTAGGCAATGGAAAAGATTCCGTTCTTAGAGCTACAGTCGCCTACAATCAAGATTATTTCAATACCTACGGTCCTACACAAAACATTTTTTATCGTACGGGAACGCTCAATTCTCAAGCTGTAACTGCAAGATTAGAACACGATTGGAAAATTAACACTAGTAATAATTTACGCTGGGGCATAGATGTCAAAAATGACTTTTTAAATGGTGATGTTTTAAGTACGGCTCCGAATAGAGTCAACTTAAATGAAGAAGAAGAAAGAGAAAGATTTCAAACTGCATTATTTGCTTTAAACACCTGGAAAATTACCAATAATTTTCAAGCCGATCTAGGATTGAGACAAAATTTTACTAGCGAGTTTGGTAGTTATTTAAATCCTAGCGTTGGGCTACGATGGGCAATGAGTCCAGGTGTAGCTTTACGGGGAAGTTGGGCATCAGTACAGCGCGATCCTGGTATCGATCAACTGTACGTTTACGACACGGTACATAATTGGTTGCCAAACCCAGATCTAGAACCAGAAGTAGGTTCTTCATGGACAGCAGGAGTTGATGTCAAATTTGCCGAGAATTTAACCGGACAGTTTACTTATTTCGGCAGTAGCTTAACAGATCGCTTGGGCATTCAAGCAGGTCGGTGGACGAACATTGGATTAGTTAATACTAATGGTTTAGAAGCAGCATTGAAATGGCAAATTAATCCGCAGTGGTCAACTTTTCTCAACTATACTTATACCGATGCAAAAATTAAGTCTGGAATTGAAGAAGGATTACAGCTTGGTTTAGTTCCCTATTCCGTAGGACAAATCGGTTTAGGTTATCAATCGGGAGGATGGGAAGTTAATTTATTTGCCAGCTATTATAGTGGAGCGCGACGAGCTTTTTTTAATAACCCGGGTGATAGCAATACCGATTTCTCTCCCTCTTGGTTGAGTCTAGATTTAGGGGCGCGAATCCCAATTACAAGCAACTTGGGATTAACAGTCTATCTAGAAAATTTAGCAGATCGCGCCTATGAAAAATCCAATCGAATCTACGAACCTGGTTTAACCTATCGGATTGGTATTTCTTCTAATTTCTAG
- a CDS encoding MotA/TolQ/ExbB proton channel family protein, with the protein MLFNRLFTAGGVVMWPLLGFSILAIALIIERAIFWVRINKRQRRVIREVLNLYRLENVVTAIERLKQNADLPMARIFLAALELERPTPEEFRLALESEAQAEIPVLKRFNTIFETIISIAPLLGLLGTVLGLIASFASLNIANVGASQTAGVTGGISEALVSTASGLVVAIFTLLFANTFRGLYVRQMASIQEYGGQLELLYRRLYERGETYASAR; encoded by the coding sequence ATGCTATTCAACAGACTGTTCACCGCAGGCGGCGTGGTTATGTGGCCCCTGCTCGGATTTTCCATCTTAGCGATCGCCCTAATTATCGAGCGGGCAATTTTTTGGGTACGGATAAATAAGCGCCAGCGTCGCGTCATCCGTGAGGTATTAAACCTCTACCGTTTAGAAAATGTCGTCACCGCGATCGAAAGGCTGAAGCAAAATGCTGACTTGCCTATGGCACGCATATTTCTCGCTGCCTTAGAACTCGAACGCCCCACACCTGAAGAGTTTCGCCTTGCCCTAGAAAGTGAAGCACAAGCAGAAATTCCTGTCTTGAAGCGATTTAACACTATCTTTGAGACGATCATTAGCATTGCACCCTTATTAGGTCTACTCGGTACGGTTTTGGGTTTGATTGCCTCCTTCGCGTCCCTCAACATTGCCAATGTTGGGGCTAGCCAAACCGCTGGAGTCACGGGTGGGATCAGCGAAGCGTTGGTTTCAACAGCTTCCGGCTTGGTAGTCGCTATCTTTACGCTGCTATTTGCCAATACATTTCGAGGATTGTACGTGCGGCAAATGGCATCAATTCAAGAGTATGGCGGTCAGCTAGAACTACTCTATCGTCGTCTTTACGAACGGGGAGAAACTTATGCGTCTGCAAGATGA
- a CDS encoding VOC family protein gives MTAQFKHVMLMVTDVLATVKFYQEGLGLKVKMASPGWAELDADGTTIALHAAESQAHTGNSPILSFHVDDVYGAIANLENMGAKLEGRVREPSFGKVAAMRTPDGHLLSLLQPA, from the coding sequence ATGACAGCACAGTTTAAGCACGTCATGTTGATGGTGACGGACGTTCTAGCAACGGTGAAGTTTTATCAAGAAGGATTAGGACTAAAAGTAAAAATGGCAAGCCCTGGATGGGCAGAATTAGATGCTGATGGTACGACGATCGCGCTACATGCTGCGGAGAGTCAAGCGCACACGGGGAATTCTCCGATTTTGAGCTTTCATGTAGACGATGTTTATGGGGCGATCGCCAATCTAGAAAATATGGGCGCTAAACTCGAAGGGCGCGTCCGAGAACCTTCTTTTGGAAAAGTCGCCGCCATGCGGACTCCTGACGGACATTTACTCAGTTTACTTCAACCCGCTTAA
- a CDS encoding ExbD/TolR family protein translates to MRLQDEPEIQAQINIVPMIDVIFAILTFFIMSTLFLTRSEGLSVNLPQSQSAQTQPKAPITITIDAKGQLAVNRKPTQLQALNGELRQLAQPNQEALVIVNADKSVNHGQVVSVMDVVRQLPNARLAIATQRE, encoded by the coding sequence ATGCGTCTGCAAGATGAGCCAGAAATTCAAGCACAGATTAACATCGTGCCGATGATTGACGTAATCTTCGCGATTTTGACATTTTTTATCATGTCAACCTTATTTCTCACTCGTTCTGAGGGGTTGTCAGTCAACTTACCCCAGTCACAATCAGCTCAAACGCAACCAAAAGCACCCATTACAATCACAATTGATGCCAAAGGTCAACTCGCTGTCAATCGCAAGCCGACTCAACTCCAAGCACTCAATGGAGAATTACGACAGCTAGCACAGCCAAACCAAGAGGCACTCGTGATAGTCAATGCCGATAAATCAGTCAACCACGGACAAGTTGTATCCGTGATGGATGTGGTGAGGCAATTACCAAACGCAAGACTGGCGATCGCCACGCAGAGAGAATAA
- a CDS encoding GNAT family N-acetyltransferase translates to MQETSPVEISIRQARTSDRDRIIQLHSQSIQQLCTADYNPAQIQALLEDKKVYGTQSWGDVVLVAEYGEEIVGFSALMQGTVSAMYVHPKWTRQGIGRRLLQTIEREAIFRRWQWLFVKASITAVPFYQACGYQILHPTQMMVARREWVPCVDMQKQLVATISQQQLPSRQAETCWQIVQSCLVGLIVLVAIAKMMQWFLPR, encoded by the coding sequence ATGCAAGAAACATCCCCAGTAGAAATATCTATTCGTCAGGCTCGTACTAGCGATCGCGATCGAATCATCCAGTTGCATAGTCAGTCAATTCAGCAACTTTGTACGGCTGATTATAACCCTGCACAAATTCAAGCTCTGCTAGAAGATAAAAAAGTGTATGGAACACAATCGTGGGGTGATGTTGTCTTAGTAGCAGAGTATGGCGAAGAAATTGTAGGGTTTTCGGCTTTGATGCAGGGTACGGTAAGTGCAATGTACGTCCATCCAAAATGGACTCGACAAGGTATTGGTAGACGTTTGTTACAGACGATTGAACGAGAAGCTATATTTCGGCGATGGCAATGGTTATTTGTGAAAGCTTCTATTACGGCTGTACCTTTTTATCAAGCTTGCGGCTATCAAATTCTACATCCCACTCAAATGATGGTTGCTCGTAGAGAGTGGGTTCCTTGTGTTGATATGCAAAAGCAATTAGTGGCAACAATTAGCCAACAGCAATTGCCTTCTCGACAAGCAGAGACTTGTTGGCAAATCGTGCAATCATGTTTAGTTGGTTTAATTGTATTAGTCGCGATCGCGAAGATGATGCAATGGTTTTTACCTCGATAG
- a CDS encoding DUF3574 domain-containing protein: MNITLLTRRKILGAFFLSGLLLTGSVSYIHQVSAQTPAAETTTNSEAYVREELYFGRSQPGGGEVTEEQWQKFVDTEVTPRFPDGLTVVDAYGQFLNSAGILAREDSKVLILLYVSTPERERSIQEIIDAYKSKFQQESVLRVTDVPARVSF, from the coding sequence ATGAATATTACCTTACTTACCAGACGCAAAATTCTAGGTGCGTTTTTTCTGTCTGGCTTGTTGTTAACAGGTTCAGTTAGCTACATACATCAAGTTAGCGCTCAAACCCCAGCAGCAGAAACTACTACCAACAGCGAAGCATACGTTAGAGAAGAGTTGTATTTTGGGCGATCGCAACCCGGAGGAGGAGAAGTCACGGAAGAACAATGGCAAAAGTTTGTAGATACTGAAGTGACACCTCGTTTTCCCGATGGATTAACAGTAGTAGATGCTTACGGTCAGTTTCTTAACAGTGCTGGAATTCTAGCTAGAGAAGATTCTAAAGTTTTAATCTTGCTCTATGTCAGTACTCCAGAACGAGAAAGATCCATTCAGGAAATTATCGACGCTTATAAGTCAAAATTTCAACAAGAATCGGTTTTGCGCGTTACAGACGTACCCGCAAGAGTTAGTTTTTAA
- a CDS encoding isoprenyl transferase encodes MNSIQSELPTALDPQKLPKHIAVIMDGNGRWATKKGLPRVAGHRQGAKVLKELLRCCKDWGIEALTAYAFSTENWRRPIQEVDFLMLLFERLLQRELTQMQKEGVRISFIGDLSVLPQSLQREIERAIAYTIHNTAIHFTVAVNYGSRKEIAQVCRQIALQIQQQEIEIDEINENSIEKYLYTAGTSHPDLLIRTSGEMRLSNFLLWQMAYTEIYFTDILWPDFDRSAFHQALLAYQNRDRRFGQIAS; translated from the coding sequence ATGAACTCTATACAATCTGAATTACCTACCGCTCTCGATCCGCAAAAATTACCCAAACACATTGCTGTAATTATGGATGGTAACGGACGCTGGGCTACCAAAAAAGGATTACCGCGTGTTGCTGGGCATCGTCAAGGAGCAAAAGTTTTAAAAGAACTACTTCGCTGCTGTAAAGATTGGGGAATTGAAGCACTAACAGCTTATGCTTTTTCGACCGAGAATTGGCGACGACCTATACAAGAAGTCGATTTTCTCATGTTACTGTTTGAGCGACTATTACAACGCGAATTAACTCAAATGCAAAAAGAAGGAGTACGAATTTCTTTTATTGGAGATTTGTCAGTCTTACCTCAGTCTTTGCAAAGAGAAATAGAACGAGCGATCGCTTACACAATCCATAACACAGCTATTCACTTTACTGTAGCTGTTAATTACGGTAGCCGCAAAGAGATTGCTCAAGTTTGTCGGCAAATTGCTTTACAAATTCAACAGCAAGAGATTGAGATTGACGAGATTAATGAAAACTCAATTGAGAAATATCTTTACACTGCTGGAACTTCTCATCCAGATTTATTAATTCGTACTAGTGGAGAAATGCGATTGAGTAATTTTTTATTGTGGCAAATGGCATATACAGAAATTTATTTTACAGATATTTTGTGGCCTGACTTCGATCGCAGTGCCTTTCATCAAGCTTTACTCGCTTATCAAAACCGCGATCGTCGTTTTGGTCAGATTGCTTCCTAA